Proteins encoded together in one Bradyrhizobium sp. PSBB068 window:
- a CDS encoding flavin reductase family protein: MFFDMGQLAADIRYKILTATVTPRPIAWVTTRSADGVVNAAPFSFFNVLGHEPPTVALGLLRHPEKGLKDTAENILATGEFVAHLVPRGMADAMNATCVDAPREVDELALAGLRTVPSQMVSPPRIADSPVAFECRSLSTHETGPRQVAVIGEVVCAHVSDEFVLDAGKGYIDTLALDLIARMHGSGWYARPTNLFQLERPAPIGRGDHGRPGPK, encoded by the coding sequence ATGTTCTTCGATATGGGCCAGCTTGCTGCGGACATCCGCTACAAGATCCTTACTGCGACCGTTACCCCGCGACCGATCGCATGGGTGACGACACGGTCCGCTGACGGTGTCGTCAACGCGGCGCCGTTCAGTTTCTTCAACGTGCTGGGGCACGAGCCGCCGACGGTTGCGCTCGGTTTGCTTCGCCATCCCGAGAAGGGATTGAAGGACACCGCCGAGAACATCCTCGCGACCGGCGAGTTCGTCGCGCATCTGGTGCCGCGGGGCATGGCCGATGCCATGAATGCCACCTGTGTCGATGCGCCGCGCGAGGTCGATGAGCTCGCGCTCGCCGGCTTGCGGACGGTGCCCTCGCAGATGGTTTCGCCGCCACGCATCGCCGACAGCCCGGTGGCGTTCGAATGCCGCAGCCTCTCGACTCATGAGACGGGTCCGCGGCAGGTTGCCGTGATCGGCGAGGTCGTATGCGCCCACGTCTCGGACGAGTTCGTCCTCGATGCCGGCAAGGGCTACATCGACACGCTTGCCCTCGATCTCATCGCCCGCATGCATGGGAGCGGGTGGTATGCGCGTCCAACCAACCTGTTCCAGCTGGAGCGGCCGGCGCCGATCGGCCGAGGGGACCATGGTCGGCCCGGGCCGAAATGA
- a CDS encoding glutathione S-transferase family protein, translated as MDSKPQLTIWGRANSVNVQKVLWCLAELDLPYQRIDAGMQFGKNDQPDYLGMNPNGRIPTLVDGDYVLWESNSVMRYLCMAYGQSSPVYPQAPKARAAVDRWLDWTLSTLQPVDRPVFWGLVRTPPEQRDMVQIQKDADAGGVVWRVAEAQLASRRFIEGEQFTIADIALGAFARRWFGVEGVTKPKLPHLERWFGEIAQRPAFVRIVAPPMS; from the coding sequence ATGGACAGCAAGCCGCAACTGACGATCTGGGGCCGGGCCAATTCGGTCAATGTGCAGAAGGTGCTCTGGTGTCTCGCCGAGCTCGACCTGCCCTATCAGCGCATCGACGCCGGCATGCAGTTCGGCAAGAACGATCAGCCCGACTATCTCGGGATGAATCCGAACGGCCGCATCCCGACGCTGGTCGACGGCGACTATGTGCTGTGGGAATCCAATTCGGTGATGCGCTATCTCTGCATGGCCTACGGCCAGAGCTCGCCGGTCTATCCTCAGGCGCCGAAGGCGCGCGCTGCCGTCGACCGCTGGCTCGACTGGACACTGTCGACGCTGCAGCCGGTCGACCGCCCGGTGTTCTGGGGGCTGGTGCGCACGCCGCCGGAGCAGCGCGACATGGTTCAGATCCAGAAGGACGCCGACGCCGGGGGCGTGGTGTGGCGCGTTGCCGAGGCGCAGCTGGCGAGCCGTCGCTTCATCGAGGGCGAACAGTTCACCATCGCCGACATCGCGCTCGGCGCCTTCGCGCGGCGCTGGTTCGGCGTCGAGGGTGTCACCAAGCCGAAGCTGCCCCATCTCGAACGCTGGTTCGGCGAGATCGCGCAGCGGCCGGCCTTCGTGCGCATCGTCGCACCGCCGATGTCCTGA
- a CDS encoding ImmA/IrrE family metallo-endopeptidase, translating to MAYNPNILSKILSTRFLSTEQLSDRLQIAPAELSRELDREPEPGQGILNRIAKELGVPPYSFFMEKAPALHDVLPDFRSSTAKPAAKMKETVQSIQFAEGVQRALEQFWVKLDLPQFSAKGNAEVDAFALAARELLSISLQDQLDAKDANAFYLVCRKKIEDAGIFVLHDSFPEQDGSGFCLSHPRHPVIVVNTRKQTKGRRLFTLIHELAHVLMRSTGISDPFITRNSVERICNRFAGSFLVPKLYVQALLKGPTTTQPDDEDVKWASRRLKISQEATVFRLEQLGIYTAGSYDRWKALVHGRNPDYFEKRGGPPGGEPPPQEKIKLSKYGFSFARAFDSLLRQGLISEVNLYRSTGLKPKYQRQYFDYVKSLTPDQLHTLELDDE from the coding sequence GTGGCTTACAATCCAAATATTCTTTCAAAGATTTTGAGCACTCGGTTTCTTAGTACCGAGCAACTCTCTGATCGCCTTCAAATTGCACCCGCTGAACTTTCTCGCGAGCTTGACCGAGAACCTGAGCCGGGACAAGGCATCCTCAATCGCATTGCAAAGGAGCTTGGGGTACCGCCCTACTCTTTCTTCATGGAGAAAGCACCCGCGCTCCATGATGTATTGCCTGACTTTCGCTCCTCGACCGCGAAGCCAGCGGCCAAGATGAAAGAAACGGTCCAATCCATTCAATTTGCTGAAGGTGTCCAGCGCGCTCTCGAACAGTTCTGGGTGAAACTTGACCTGCCTCAGTTCTCAGCAAAGGGCAACGCCGAGGTCGACGCGTTCGCTCTGGCGGCGCGCGAGCTACTGAGCATTTCGCTTCAAGATCAGCTCGACGCAAAGGACGCAAACGCGTTCTATCTTGTCTGCAGAAAGAAGATTGAAGACGCCGGGATTTTTGTCCTCCACGACAGCTTTCCTGAACAGGATGGTAGCGGTTTTTGTCTCTCGCACCCTCGCCATCCAGTGATCGTGGTCAACACCCGAAAGCAGACGAAGGGGCGACGTCTTTTCACTCTCATCCACGAACTTGCGCATGTCCTCATGCGGTCGACCGGCATCTCCGACCCGTTCATCACAAGGAACTCAGTCGAGCGGATATGCAATCGCTTCGCAGGAAGCTTCCTCGTACCCAAATTGTATGTTCAGGCACTCCTGAAGGGGCCGACCACAACTCAGCCTGACGACGAAGACGTCAAATGGGCCTCCCGTCGATTGAAGATAAGCCAAGAGGCTACCGTCTTCAGACTAGAGCAGCTCGGCATTTACACAGCCGGTAGCTACGACCGATGGAAGGCGCTGGTGCATGGCCGCAACCCGGATTACTTCGAGAAGCGCGGCGGACCACCGGGAGGCGAACCGCCCCCACAAGAAAAAATCAAGCTGTCGAAGTACGGCTTCTCTTTCGCTCGCGCATTCGACTCGTTGCTTCGCCAAGGCCTCATTAGCGAGGTAAACCTTTATCGCTCAACGGGTTTAAAGCCGAAGTATCAGAGGCAGTACTTCGACTACGTTAAGTCTCTCACGCCTGACCAGCTCCACACGCTGGAGCTTGATGATGAGTGA
- a CDS encoding IclR family transcriptional regulator has translation MKRTRGAPQPEPLPAAARSQSEGAAKAERTGRRGIQSIEIGFRILDYLRTELRPVPLKMIAANTGMSAANAHYYLVSFQAVGIVRQETDTGCYALGPYALKLGMAAIEQFDVFTAARPAMTELATTIGHTVFLGVWGNRGPTIIYRVEGGASRPIIELRVGSVLSLLRSALGRNFLAHLPRSITEQMLDQELKEERSRHARIDDAPATKAEVEDMVATIRHDGISRCRDALLPNFTSLSAPIFDQTGFMIAAITMMGPIGILDDDLKGATARALLAHARALSATAGWQPEGSGIGTL, from the coding sequence GTGAAAAGGACGCGCGGAGCCCCGCAGCCTGAGCCGCTGCCTGCGGCAGCAAGGTCCCAATCTGAAGGAGCGGCCAAGGCGGAACGCACCGGGCGGCGCGGCATCCAGTCGATCGAAATCGGCTTCCGGATCCTTGATTATCTGCGCACCGAGCTGCGTCCGGTTCCGCTCAAGATGATCGCCGCCAACACCGGAATGTCGGCGGCCAATGCCCACTACTATCTCGTAAGCTTTCAAGCCGTAGGCATCGTCCGGCAGGAAACCGACACCGGCTGCTATGCGCTCGGACCCTACGCGCTGAAGCTCGGCATGGCCGCGATCGAGCAATTCGATGTCTTCACCGCCGCCCGCCCCGCGATGACCGAACTGGCGACGACCATCGGCCACACGGTCTTTCTCGGCGTCTGGGGCAACCGCGGACCCACCATCATCTATCGCGTCGAAGGCGGCGCCAGCCGGCCGATCATCGAACTGCGCGTCGGCAGTGTGCTCAGCCTGCTGCGCTCGGCGCTCGGCCGCAACTTCCTCGCGCATCTGCCGCGCTCCATCACGGAGCAGATGCTCGACCAGGAGCTCAAGGAAGAGCGCTCACGGCACGCCAGGATCGACGACGCGCCGGCAACCAAGGCCGAAGTGGAAGACATGGTCGCAACGATCCGGCACGACGGCATCAGCCGGTGCCGCGACGCGCTGCTGCCGAACTTCACATCTTTGTCGGCACCGATCTTCGATCAGACCGGATTTATGATCGCGGCGATCACGATGATGGGACCGATCGGTATCCTCGACGACGATCTGAAGGGCGCGACGGCGAGAGCCTTGCTCGCCCATGCTCGCGCCCTCTCGGCCACGGCCGGCTGGCAGCCTGAAGGATCGGGAATTGGTACCCTTTGA
- a CDS encoding carbon-nitrogen hydrolase family protein has translation MTSRKISSYKAAVIQAGAFPNDTLASARKAASLIEQACRAGARLTVFPEAFLGGYPKGSSFGAPVGLRKQEGREAFRLYWDQAIDLDGPEVETIAAATAATGVFAVIGCIEREHGTLYCTVLFFDGANGLVGKHRKLMPTAGERLIWGFGDGSTMPAFKTALGIIGAVICWENYMPMLRMHMYSQGVSIYCAPTADDRDTWLPTMQHVALEGRCFVLTACQYLKRGAFPENYECALSDDPETVLMRGGSAIIDPLGKVLAGPHFDGETILYADVDLDDVARGKYDFDATGHYSRPDVFQLIVDDRPKAAVSTVSSAQTRT, from the coding sequence ATGACTTCCCGAAAAATCAGCAGCTACAAGGCGGCCGTCATTCAGGCGGGGGCATTTCCGAACGACACCCTCGCGTCAGCTCGGAAGGCCGCAAGCCTGATCGAGCAAGCGTGCAGGGCCGGCGCGCGGCTGACGGTTTTTCCCGAGGCCTTTCTCGGCGGCTATCCGAAAGGTAGTTCGTTCGGTGCGCCGGTCGGTCTGCGCAAGCAGGAAGGGCGCGAAGCCTTCCGGCTGTATTGGGACCAGGCGATTGATCTCGACGGTCCCGAGGTCGAGACGATTGCGGCGGCAACTGCGGCCACTGGGGTCTTCGCAGTCATCGGCTGCATCGAGCGCGAGCATGGCACGCTGTACTGCACCGTGCTGTTCTTCGATGGCGCGAACGGCCTGGTCGGCAAGCACCGCAAGCTGATGCCGACCGCCGGCGAGCGGCTGATCTGGGGCTTTGGCGATGGCTCCACCATGCCGGCTTTCAAGACCGCGCTGGGCATCATTGGCGCCGTGATCTGTTGGGAAAACTACATGCCGATGCTGCGCATGCACATGTACAGCCAGGGCGTCAGCATTTACTGCGCGCCCACGGCTGACGATCGTGACACCTGGTTGCCGACGATGCAGCACGTTGCGCTTGAGGGCCGCTGCTTTGTGCTGACCGCCTGCCAGTACCTCAAGCGCGGCGCATTTCCCGAGAACTACGAATGTGCGCTCAGCGACGATCCCGAGACCGTGCTGATGCGCGGCGGCAGCGCCATCATCGACCCGCTTGGCAAGGTGCTGGCGGGGCCGCACTTCGACGGCGAAACCATTCTCTACGCCGACGTCGATCTCGACGACGTAGCGCGCGGCAAATACGACTTCGATGCGACCGGTCATTATTCGCGCCCCGACGTATTCCAGCTCATCGTCGACGATCGGCCGAAGGCCGCGGTGTCGACGGTCAGCAGTGCGCAGACAAGGACTTGA
- a CDS encoding VOC family protein, with protein sequence MRYLHTMLRVRNLDVAMKFYQDALGLKEVRRIDNDKGRFTLVFLCAEEDLHLLKSLPQSRGAPLVELTYNWDEEKYGEDRHFGHLAYEVDDIYATCEKLMKMGVTINRPPRDGNMAFVRSPDLHSIEILQKGDPKPPAEPWASMPNTGHW encoded by the coding sequence ATGCGCTATCTGCACACCATGCTGCGCGTCCGCAATCTCGACGTCGCAATGAAATTCTATCAGGACGCGCTCGGGCTGAAGGAAGTGCGCCGCATCGACAATGACAAGGGCCGCTTCACGCTGGTGTTTCTCTGCGCGGAAGAAGACCTCCATCTGCTCAAGTCGCTGCCGCAGAGCCGCGGCGCGCCGCTGGTCGAGCTGACCTATAATTGGGACGAGGAGAAATACGGCGAGGACCGCCATTTCGGTCATCTCGCCTACGAGGTCGACGACATCTACGCGACCTGCGAGAAGCTGATGAAGATGGGCGTCACCATCAATCGCCCGCCGCGCGACGGCAACATGGCGTTCGTGCGTTCGCCCGACCTGCACTCGATCGAGATCCTGCAGAAGGGTGATCCGAAGCCGCCGGCCGAACCGTGGGCCTCGATGCCCAACACCGGTCACTGGTAA
- a CDS encoding PilZ domain-containing protein yields the protein MALGSKKRETRKSLRQSGWITLDGGFAARPCVVEDISSSGAKITVQDNNSLPAKLRLAFSRDARTGRACEVVWREGKTFGVKFVR from the coding sequence ATGGCTCTAGGGTCCAAGAAGCGCGAAACGCGCAAATCGCTGCGTCAGTCCGGCTGGATCACGCTCGACGGCGGATTCGCCGCGCGGCCGTGCGTGGTCGAGGACATTTCCTCGTCGGGCGCAAAAATCACGGTCCAGGACAACAACTCGCTGCCGGCCAAGCTGCGGCTGGCGTTTTCGCGCGACGCCCGCACCGGGCGCGCCTGCGAGGTGGTCTGGCGCGAGGGCAAGACGTTCGGCGTCAAATTCGTGCGCTAG
- a CDS encoding MHS family MFS transporter has translation MAMDAVTATAAVDHDLTRSEERQVVLASTLGTVFEWYDFFIYGSLAVFMSSVLFPPDNPTAAVLASLGALAAGFVIRPIGAVVFGRIGDLVGRKYTFLITIVMMGGSTALIGFLPTYATVGHAAWIALVVLRLIQGLAVGGEYGGAVVYVAEHSRPNRRGLLTGWIQITSSIGLALSIAVIIGTQSLMSDADFKAWGWRVPFIISIVMLAFSIYVRARLHESPVFARLKAERRLSKNPIRDTFGRWSSLRLVLIALFGATAGMGSTYFTGQFYVMIFMQQVAKIDLQTSYILMAVGLIIGAPAFIFFGWLSDRIGRKWLMIAGLLLSALCYRPMFASLLEAGNPQLVAATRTAPVKVHADSSSEACRFGLAAALLSTHSDHGKPCVQAKKLLISGGINFSYAAPIGGQAVAITVKGTTIPGYDPAAYRKALVDVGYPVKADPAKVSSGHIIFLLVVMTIIVAMIYGPVASFLVEVFPANIRYTALSFPYHIGAGIFGGFLPFFATYLSLAVGDVFAGLWYPVVICAAVAVIGSIVLPNRPKLETDD, from the coding sequence ATGGCGATGGATGCAGTAACGGCGACGGCAGCAGTCGATCACGATCTGACGCGCAGCGAGGAGCGGCAGGTCGTCCTGGCCTCGACGCTGGGCACGGTGTTCGAGTGGTACGACTTCTTCATCTACGGCTCGCTGGCCGTGTTCATGAGCTCGGTGCTGTTCCCGCCGGACAATCCGACGGCTGCCGTGCTTGCGTCGCTCGGCGCGCTTGCCGCCGGATTCGTCATCCGCCCGATCGGCGCGGTGGTGTTCGGACGCATCGGCGACCTGGTGGGCCGCAAATATACGTTCCTCATCACCATCGTGATGATGGGCGGCAGCACGGCGCTGATCGGCTTCCTGCCGACCTATGCGACGGTGGGGCACGCGGCATGGATTGCGCTGGTGGTGCTGCGCCTGATCCAGGGTCTTGCGGTCGGCGGAGAGTATGGCGGGGCTGTCGTCTATGTCGCCGAGCATTCGCGTCCCAACCGGCGCGGGCTTCTGACCGGCTGGATTCAAATCACCTCGTCGATTGGTCTGGCGCTCTCGATCGCCGTCATCATCGGCACTCAGAGCCTCATGAGCGACGCCGACTTCAAGGCCTGGGGCTGGCGTGTTCCGTTTATCATCTCGATCGTGATGCTGGCGTTCTCGATCTATGTCCGCGCCAGGCTGCACGAGTCGCCGGTGTTCGCTCGTCTCAAGGCCGAGCGGCGCCTGTCCAAGAACCCGATCCGCGACACGTTCGGCCGCTGGTCGAGCCTGCGTCTCGTACTGATCGCGTTGTTCGGTGCAACCGCCGGCATGGGCTCGACCTACTTCACGGGGCAGTTCTACGTGATGATCTTCATGCAGCAGGTGGCGAAGATCGATCTGCAGACCTCATACATTTTGATGGCAGTTGGTCTCATCATCGGCGCGCCAGCCTTCATATTCTTCGGCTGGCTGTCCGACCGGATCGGCCGCAAGTGGCTGATGATAGCGGGCCTGTTGCTCTCGGCACTGTGCTATCGGCCGATGTTTGCCTCGCTTCTGGAAGCGGGCAATCCGCAACTCGTGGCCGCAACCCGGACTGCGCCCGTCAAGGTGCATGCGGACAGTTCCAGCGAAGCCTGCAGGTTCGGTCTTGCGGCCGCATTGCTGAGCACCCACAGCGATCACGGCAAGCCCTGCGTTCAGGCCAAGAAGCTGCTGATCTCGGGCGGTATCAACTTCAGCTACGCTGCGCCGATCGGCGGCCAGGCTGTGGCGATCACGGTGAAGGGGACGACGATTCCCGGCTACGACCCGGCAGCCTATCGCAAAGCTCTGGTGGACGTGGGGTACCCGGTTAAGGCCGATCCGGCCAAGGTATCGTCCGGTCACATCATCTTCCTGCTGGTGGTCATGACCATCATCGTGGCGATGATCTACGGGCCGGTCGCCTCGTTCCTGGTCGAGGTCTTCCCTGCGAACATCCGGTACACGGCGCTCTCGTTTCCGTACCACATCGGTGCGGGTATCTTCGGCGGTTTCCTGCCGTTCTTCGCGACCTACCTGTCGCTGGCGGTCGGCGATGTGTTCGCAGGACTTTGGTATCCGGTCGTCATCTGCGCCGCAGTCGCGGTGATCGGTTCGATCGTGCTGCCGAACCGGCCGAAGCTCGAGACCGATGACTAA